ATCGGAATAGCCGTAAAAGATCTTACTAATGCCAACGCCTTATTTGAGAAGCTATTCAATCAAGCCCACTACAAAGTTGAGGAGGTGGAATCGGAAGGTGTTTCTACATCTTTCTTTAGAGTAGGGGAGACCAAAATTGAACTCCTTCAGGCTCTTCATCCAAATAGTCCCATT
The sequence above is drawn from the Flavobacteriales bacterium genome and encodes:
- a CDS encoding VOC family protein, with protein sequence MKKVEHIGIAVKDLTNANALFEKLFNQAHYKVEEVESEGVSTSFFRVGETKIELLQALHPNSPIAKFIEKRGEGIHHIAFEVDDIQSEMKRLQAEGFELIHSEAKEGA